The following are from one region of the Malassezia vespertilionis chromosome 4, complete sequence genome:
- the POL1 gene encoding DNA-directed DNA polymerase (COG:L; BUSCO:EOG09260375; EggNog:ENOG503NY8S), which yields MAPRAQRLDALAALKAARSGGVRVHHSTRDEDAIYDEVSEQAYQSIVRGRMMDDDFIEDDDGSGYVDHGQDEWETREESLSSESEDEGDYFARTGRRKPKKGSRQARRAMAGQTDYLGNARRIRAEADVRREVHAPRTVSKEAEADFMSSLMGGLNQITTPARPHLSVVREECHDSPSVLLARKRKQMRAPLPALQDAGSSSTEPSSDPPEFHSDASAHVHISGSDSPLWGAQDASPTLEPTASKRPKHEDEDFGTVRVGAKRNTNVVSARGTKADHTPTPPVLHKPKEETPNLTSWHAVHSGLANLASSPAALATPKDASDHLAVTPSIEYMQPDKSVHFFWFDHYEIQGTVHLFGKVYDPKTERYVSCTVSVGGIERCVFLQPRPKMLSNGHETDVVPDEDRVYDEFDTLRSKFGIQSWLGKWVTRKYAFELADVDPEGEYMKVKYGFDEPPLPIDVSGATFARAFGTNTSAFELFVVKRKIMGPCWLRIENASVHKGAAHSWSKLELSVDDPKDVAPFADGDASAPKEMPPLTIMSLSTRSVVNYKENKREIVALSTRVWRDMSLENPTPPGEIASSSFTAVRPLGPSFPTRFEEQAKKSHVKIQPMKYERLILSSFLAQVQLNDPDVILSYDFSGSNLDILLHRMRDLKLDQWSKLGRLRRSKWPMLKQGMNTSLLAGRLVCDLSSDTAKGMISSTTWSLSEMTRTHLGVQREDIDPDDIASYFDCTALTPDRLLDFVRHCEVDAYFQMAIATKVQLLALTKQLTNLAGNSWARTLNGGRAERNEYILLHEFHRKKYICPDKIAAWEKKALKTSKASKKEKFKGGLVFEPKRGLWDKYILVMDFNSLYPSIIQEFNIDFTTVERSASDEADAIPPVPSSDVSQGVLPHLIATLVNRRRQVKSLMKDKNAPALKQLQWNIKQQALKLTANSMYGCLGFENSRFYARPLAALTTFKGREILTTTRELAESMALDVIYGDTDSVMINTNCVDYNEALRIGNEFKRAVNEKYRLLEIDIDGVFQRMLLLQKKKYAALLVDAAGETTTEIKGLDMKRREYCQLSKDVSGYVIEQILSGEATEVVVEKIHEYLQQVGADVLHGKIPLEAFVIYKRLGKRPQDYPDAQNQPHVQVALRMLAKNESARSGDVIPYVFCLGAQDAKRTQAEHAFHPDDVRRNQGDKAYQVDYKHYLSLQIMPPIERLCDSIQGTDRSRLAQCLGLDAAAYATSTTLDTHTSSREFTTLDSQVPSVVRYAKCAAFLVQCKCGAQNTFEGLAQLRPETDSMLSLEHGFCCTQCTAPLRLPWLATQLELAIRTYIEQYYSGWTCCTESTCRTRTNQTGVYSARCLVSSCRGRVVPLYSDKDLYTQLCYFDYLLDTERVLQEAGDAPYRAYIQATAAAHKESISVLHGLVQQYLSRNGRRYVGLGKLFSFMRV from the coding sequence ATGgcaccgcgcgcacagagGCTCGATGCCCTGGCGGCGTTGAAAGCCGCCCGCAGTGGCGGAGTCCGTGTGCATCATTCCACGCGTGATGAAGATGCGATTTACGACGAGGTATCCGAGCAGGCGTACCAGTCGATCGTGCGCGGCCGCATGATGGACGACGACTTTATcgaggacgacgatggAAGTGGCTACGTCGACCACGGCCAGGACGAATGGGAGACGCGCGAGGAGAGCCTCTCGTCTGAATCGGAGGACGAGGGTGActactttgcgcgcactggCCGGCGCAAGCCCAAAAAAGGCAgccggcaagcgcggcgcgccatggctgGGCAGACCGACTACCTTGGCAACGCACGCCGGATacgcgccgaggccgacgtGCGTCGCGAAGTGCATGCTCCACGCACGGTGAGCAAAGAGGCCGAGGCCGACTTTATGTCTTCGCTCATGGGCGGCCTGAACCAAATTACGACGCCTGCGCGCCCCCACTTGTCCGTTGTGCGCGAAGAGTGCCACGATTCGCCCTCGGTGTTACTTGCAcggaagcgcaagcagatGCGTGCACCGCTGCCAGCCTTGCAGGACGCTGGCTCCAGCTCTACCGAGCCAAGCAGCGATCCGCCCGAGTTTCACAGCGATGCGAGCGCACATGTCCATATTTCCGGCAGCGATTCCCCTCTGTGGggagcgcaagacgcgAGCCCTACACTGGAACCCACTGCCAGCAAGCGGCCCAAGCATGAGGACGAGGATTTCGGCACGGTCCGCGtcggcgcaaagcgcaaTACCAACGTCGTgagtgcgcgcggcacaaagGCGGACCACACGCCCACACCGCCCGTTCTGCACAAACCCAAGGAGGAGACGCCCAATTTGACGTCGTGGCACGCGGTGCACAGTGGTTTGGCCAACCTTGCAAGCTCGCCCGCGGCACTCGCCACGCCCAAAGACGCGAGTGACCACCTGGCCGTCACGCCGAGCATCGAGTACATGCAGCCAGACAAGTCGGTCCACTTTTTCTGGTTTGACCACTACGAAATCCAAGGCACTGTGCACCTATTTGGCAAAGTATACGACCCAAAGACGGAGCGCTACGTGAGCTGCACCGTCAGCGTCGGCGGCATCGAGCGATGCGTCTTCCTCCAGCCGCGGCCCAAGATGCTGTCGAATGGCCACGAGACCGACGTCGTCCCCGACGAAGACCGAGTCTACGACGAGTTTgacacgctgcgctccaaATTTGGCATCCAGTCGTGGCTTGGAAAGTGGGTTACGCGCAAGTACGCGTTTGAACTTGCGGATGTGGACCCCGAAGGCGAGTACATGAAGGTCAAGTACGGCTTTGACGagccgccgctgccgattgatgtgagcggcgcgacctttgcgcgcgcgtttggcacCAACACATCGGCCTTTGAGCTATTTGTCGTGAAGCGCAAGATCATGGGCCCGTGCTGGCTGCGCATCGAGAATGCGAGTGTGCACAAAGGCGCGGCACACAGCTGGAGTAAGCTCGAGCTCAGCGTAGACGACCCCAAAGACGTTGCACCGTTTGCCGATGGCGACGCGAGTGCGCCCAAAGAGATGCCGCCGCTAACCATTATGAGTCTTTCCACAAGGTCCGTGGTCAACTACAAGGAAAACAAGCGCGAGATTGTGGCGCTGAGCACGCGCGTATGGCGCGATATGTCACTCGAAAACCCCACACCCCCTGGCGAGATTGCCAGCTCCTCATTTACCGCGGTGCGTCCGCTGGGCCCCTCGTTTCCCACACGCTTTGAAGAGCAGGCAAAAAAGAGCCATGTGAAGATTCAGCCGATGAAGTACGAGCGTTTGATTTTGAGCAGTTTCCttgcgcaggtgcagcTCAACGATCCCGACGTGATCCTCTCCTACGACTTTTCCGGCAGCAACCTCGACATTTTGCTGCACCGCATGCGCGACCTGAAGCTGGACCAGTGGAGCAAGCTTgggcgcctgcgccgcagcaagtGGCCGATGCTCAAGCAGGGCATGAACACGAGCCTGCTGGCCGGGCGCCTTGTGTGCGACCTCTCCAGCGACACGGCCAAAGGCATGATTAGCTCCACGACGTGGTCGCTGAGCGAAATGACACGCACGCATCTgggtgtgcagcgcgaagATATTGATCCCGACGACATTGCGTCGTACTTTGACTGCACCGCACTCACGCCCGACCGCTTGTTGGACTTTGTGCGGCACTGCGAAGTAGATGCCTACTTCCAAATGGCGATTGCGACCAAGGTGCAGCTCCTTGCACTTACCAAGCAGCTGACCAACCTTGCCGGAAATTCGTGGGCGCGGACCTTGAACGGCGGCCGTGCGGAGCGCAACGAATATATTCTTCTTCACGAGTTCCATCGGAAAAAGTACATTTGCCCCGACAAGATCGCCGCGTGGGAGAAAAAGGCGCTGAAAACAAGCAAGGCGAGCAAGAAGGAAAAGTTTAAGGGCGGCCTGGTGTTCGAGCCCAAGCGCGGCCTGTGGGACAAGTACATTTTGGTCATGGACTTTAACTCGCTCTACCCCAGCATTATCCAAGAGTTCAACATTGACTTTACCACTGTGGAGCGGAGTGCTTCGGACGAGGCGGATGCGATCCCACCCGTTCCCTCGTCGGACGTCTCGCAAGGCGTTCTGCCGCATCTCATTGCCACCCTGGTAAACCGGCGTCGCCAGGTGAAGAGCTTGATGAAAGACAAGAATGCACCTGCGCTCAAGCAGCTCCAGTGGAACATCAAGCAGCAGGCGCTCAAGCTCACAGCCAACAGTATGTACGGATGCCTTGGCTTTGAAAACTCGCGCTTCTACGCGCGtccgctcgctgcgctcacCACGTTTAAAGGCCGCGAGATCCTTACCAccacgcgcgagctcgcAGAGAGCATGGCGCTCGATGTGATCTACGGCGACACGGACAGTGTCATGATCAATACCAACTGCGTGGACTACAATGAGGCCCTGCGCATCGGCAACGAGTTCAAGCGCGCGGTGAATGAAAAGTACCGCTTGTTGGAGATTGACATTGACGGTGTTttccagcgcatgctcctccTCCAGAAGAAAAAgtatgccgcgctgcttgtcgaCGCCGCGGGCGAGACGACCACCGAGATCAAAGGCCTCGACAtgaagcgccgcgagtACTGCCAGCTCTCCAAGGACGTCTCTGGCTACGTCATCGAGCAGATTTTGTCGGGCGAGGCGACGGAAGTGGTCGTGGAAAAGATTCACGAGTACCTGCAGCAGGTCGGGGCGGATGTGCTCCACGGAAAGATCCCCCTCGAAGCGTTTGTCATTTACAAGCGTCTCGGAAAGCGCCCCCAGGACTATCCCGACGCGCAAAATCAGCCGCacgtccaagtcgcgctgcgTATGCTGGCAAAGAACGAgagtgcgcgcagcggtgATGTGATTCCGTACGTGTTTTGTCTTGGCGCACAGGACGCCAAAAGAACGCAGGCCGAACACGCATTTCACCCCGAcgatgtgcgccgcaaccAGGGAGACAAGGCGTACCAAGTGGACTACAAGCACTACCTTTCCCTGCAAATCATGCCGCCCAtcgagcgcttgtgcgACAGCATCCAAGGCACGGACCGATCTCGCCTAGCGCAGTGCCTCGGGCtcgatgctgcagcgtacgcGACCAGCACCACCCTCGATACCCACACCTCCAGCCGCGAATTCACCACATTGGACAGCCAAGTGCCGAGCGTTGTGCGCTACGCAAAGTGCGCGGCGTTCCTTGTGCAGtgcaagtgcggcgcgcagaatACATTTGAGGGCCTCGCACAGCTGCGCCCCGAAACGGACTCCATGCTCTCGCTCGAGCATGGCTTTTGTTGCACGCagtgcacggcgccgctgcgcctgccgtggcttgcgacgcagctcGAGCTTGCGATACGTACCTACATTGAGCAGTACTACAGCGGCTGGACATGCTGCACCGAGTCTActtgccgcacacgcacgaACCAAACAGGCGTGTAtagcgcgcgctgcctcgTTTCCAGCTGCCGCGGCCGCGTGGTGCCGCTGTACTCGGACAAGGACCTCTATACACAGCTGTGCTACTTTGATTACCTGCTGGATACGGAGCGCGTTTTGCAAGAAGCGGGCGACGCACCGTACCGCGCCTATATCCAGGccaccgcagcggcgcacaaggagAGCATTAGCGTGCTGCATGGTCTTGTGCAGCAGTACCTCTCGCGCAATGGACGGCGCTACGTGGGCCTTGGCAAGCTGTTTAGTTTCATGCGTGTGTAG
- the BUD16 gene encoding pyridoxal kinase (EggNog:ENOG503NX2N; COG:H): MDYHAHRLLTIQSHVSTGYVGNRAATFPLQLLGWDVDAVNTVQFSNHTGYGRFGGLRFDAEHLEQVFTAMAENYLICHNRVLTGYTPSPEALEVVETLLREQRRKNPGLVYLLDPVMGDMERGMYVNPDVLPIYRRMLPLASILCPNQFEAQKLTDITITSLDTMYHVLEKLHGTYNAPHVLLTSVDLPDMDLAKLGAASAMPDGQPAMLLVGSSRVDGDAKLHPWFIQFPSLGEYFSGVGDMFSALTLARFSASRDDLPQPASASCQDYTHEASECGTPIAQAVALAVASLQAVLSRTRAAMIALGQEQRIDPFQPSHLLPVDERVKVMRMRELRIIQSAQDILHPSVQYRPRWAPLP; this comes from the exons ATGGACTACCACGCGCACCGTCTTTTGACGATCCAAAGCCATGTATCTACGGGCTACGTCG GGAACCGCGCAGCAACGTTTCCATTGCAGTTGCTCGGCTGGGACGTGGATGCAGTGAACACGGTACAATTTTCGAATCACACCGGGTACGGCCGCTTTGGTGGCCTGCGTTTCGACGCGGAACACCTGGAGCAGGTGTTTACGGCGATGGCAGAAAACTATCTCATCTGCCACAATCGCGTCCTCACAGGGTACACGCCGTCgcccgaggcgctggaggTAGTGGAAACGCTCCTGCgtgagcagcggcgcaagaatCCAGGGCTGGTCTATCTGCTGGACCCGGTGATGGGCGATAtggagcgcggcatgtATGTGAATCCGGATGTGCTTCCCATCTATCGGCGCATGCTGCCATTAGCCTCGATACTATGCCCGAACCAATTCGAGGCGCAAAAACTGACGGATATCACCATCACGTCTTTGGACACCATGTACCATGTTTTGGAAAAACTACACGGAACGTACAACGCCCCGCACGTCCTGCTCACGTCGGTGGATCTCCCGGATATGGACCTTGCCAAACTTGGGGCAGCGTCTGCCATGCCGGACGGCCAGCCGGCCATGCTCCTGGTAGGCTCGAGCCGCGTGGACGGCGACGCAAAACTGCACCCATGGTTCATCCAGTTCCCTTCCCTGGGCGAGTACTTTTCGGGCGTCGGCGACATGTTCTCAGCGCTCACGCTGGCGCGTTtcagcgcgtcgcgcgacgacCTGCCACAgccggcaagcgcctcgtgccAGGACTACACGCACGAGGCAAGCGAGTGTGGCACACCGATAGCACAGGCCGTGGCACTCGCCGTTGCATCGCTCCAGGCGGTGCTCTCccgcacacgcgcagcgatgaTTGCGCTGGGGCAGGAACAGCGCATCGACCCGTTCCAGCCCTCGCATCTTTTGCCTGTAGACGAGCGTGTCAAAGTGATGCGCATGCGAGAGCTCAGGATTATCCAGAGCGCACAGGATATCCTGCATCCCAGCGTGCAGTACCGGCCACGCTGGGCGCCGCTGCCATAG
- a CDS encoding uncharacterized protein (EggNog:ENOG503P8EV; COG:S) — protein sequence MAQSSQNAFIQQCFGLGSQDTLADETQCESAPVPVLKNFLLRRRASRAPPQFNADGSETIEWARYQSAQRLREKWESIYARFKDAHLEDQDEIYLGVAGDAPRVIRDRGSLRALQHRLPFGSFIRDEDLDALAVHEEGDYTAYDPPVAPEVALQESGDPELQEFLRQEARRRALHGDDDDDDVVDLRSASLHPGMPHEHSVSGDVHDAPDAAPVPDIALELDIYHAVKRDAIEHLLRTQTLGTARLPYSDIPGMHEFLAWNCT from the coding sequence atggcgcagtCGTCCCAGAATGCATTCATCCAGCAGTGTTTTGGGCTCGGCTCGCAGGACACGCTAGCAGATGAGACGCAGTGCGAGAGTGCGCCGGTGCCTGTACTGAAAAATTTtctgctgcggcggcgcgcatctCGTGCACCGCCGCAGTTCAACGCGGACGGCTCCGAGACCATCGAGTGGGCGCGCTACCAATcggcacagcgcctgcgGGAGAAGTGGGAGAGCATTTATGCTCGGTTTAAAGACGCGCACTTGGAAGATCAGGACGAGATATACCTGGGCGTTGCGGgtgatgcgccgcgcgtgatCCGCGATCGGGGATccttgcgtgcgctgcagcaccgccTTCCGTTTGGCTCCTTTATCCGCGATGAGGATTTGGATGCACTTGCCGTGCATGAAGAAGGCGATTATACCGCATACGATCCACCTGTGGCGCCAGAggtagcgctgcaagaaAGCGGCGACCCCGAGCTCCAGGAGTTTTTGCGCCAagaggcgcggcggcgtgcgttgcatggcgacgacgacgacgacgacgtggtcgatttgcgcagcgcctctttgCACCCCGGCATGCCGCACGAGCACAGCGTTTCTGGGGATGTGCATGACGCGccggacgctgcgcctgtgcctgATATAGCGCTGGAGCTCGATATCTACCACGCCGTCAAGCGCGATGCCATCGAgcatttgctgcgcacgcaaacGCTCGGGACGGCGCGATTGCCATACAGCGATATACCCGGGATGCACGAGTTTTTAGCATGGAACTGTACATAG
- a CDS encoding uncharacterized protein (SECRETED:SignalP(1-26)) — MKYTASKMHLLAVDALLWVFHMVVLAITMEEAQSRADPTRINGLDFTRDELDAAGGHLRMERDVHRYYDIARDGADEQEGEQLLHGTGSTRSSAEDAEVSEEAQRVLPSTTQPIALVRWDAMWDNGKGTPAAAASEHRAGDTLLL; from the exons ATGA AGTATACCGCGTCGAAAATGCATTTGCTTGCAGTGGATGCCTTGCTTTGGGTTTTCCACATGGTCGTCTTGGCGATCACGATGGAAGAGGCCCAATCGCGTGCAGATCCCACGCGCATTAATGGACTCGATTTcacgcgcgacgagctcgacgctgcgggcGGACACTTGCGtatggagcgcgacgtgcatCGATACTACGACATTGCGAGGGACGGTGCTGACGAGCAGGAGGGGGAGCAGCTCTTACATGGCACGGGGTCTACGCGATCGAGCGCAGAGGACGCAGAAGTGTCcgaggaggcgcagcgtgttTTGCCGTCCACGACGCAGCCCATCGCATTGGTCCGCTGGGATGCCATGTGGGACAATGGCAAAGGGACAcccgcagctgctgcgagcgagcaccgcgcaggAGATACCCTTTTATTATAG
- a CDS encoding uncharacterized protein (TransMembrane:1 (o385-403i); EggNog:ENOG503PM1C): MDAHIASIQASLDAIHAQQAQASSQSSYFSNAVLNTPRLDILELIRDADPMEASLFSYAPRAAEEGRVDTEAVLIPREPRLKEIELPSPLRNGVAGLAPDKGARFYLTIADQLMQTFHNAPRARKHVRMLLKRDGELQRHIQRYTLTIDQAKRAKEHQTPQKHANRDEEAVAQIKDEIQRERMEILALESMLAELGRAETPAKAPPKTAPAKPHTTPKASAARTQAPASMAGTPYNKTPTGKLRRTLDGTPRVGRAELRPTLTTPQKAPAPAPSTPERSTPRALQPSPQHTAPCKPSPQRPQLLPAHATPPPSEKLVQVTSKLWALFGETLRYVTGPCEPAPFAETYTIVRKLECCAQDPDTAAVDAFCKEAVPAAPPAASTTTAAPLSVGMVVMAHVLLLLLRAPEHTLTLPSIKTYTDKWWRQRGQGIFCAAMRDAGSASETVRQLGLDARDVELGGDALASRAVYGLVAKKLLRIHRAGGAVTIRFA, from the coding sequence ATGGACGCGCATATTGCTTCGATCCAAGCGTCGCTGGACGCGAtccatgcgcagcaagcgcaagcgtccTCGCAGTCGTCGTATTTTTCAAATGCAGTACTGAATACACCCCGCCTGGATATTTTGGAGCTGATCCGCGACGCGGATCCCATGGAAGCTTCTCTGTTCAGCtacgcaccgcgcgccgcagaagAAGGGCGCGTGGATACCGAGGCTGTGCTAATTCCCCGCGAGCCGCGCCTGAAAGAAATAGAACTGCCGAGCCCCCTGCGGAATGGAGTTGCGGGACTCGCACCGGATaaaggcgcgcgattcTATCTGACCATTGCGGACCAGCTCATGCAGACGTTCcacaatgcgccgcgcgcgaggaaaCATGTGCGCATGCTACTGAAACGCGATGGAgagctgcagcggcatATCCAGCGGTACACTTTGACTATTGACCaggcgaagcgcgccaaagagcACCAAACGCCGCAGAAGCATGCAAACAGGGACGAGGAGGCGGTTGCCCAGATCAAGGACGAAAttcagcgcgagcgcatggagatccttgcgctcgagtccatgcttgccgagcttgggCGCGCCGAGACGCCGGCCAAGGCACCGCCAAAGACGGCGCCGGCCAAGCCCCACACCACGCCGAAAGccagtgctgcgcgcaccCAAGCCCCGGCAAGCATGGCAGGAACACCGTATAACAAGACGCCGACCGGAAAACTTCGGCGCACTTTAgacggcacgccgcgcgttgGACGTGCGGAGCTGCGGCCCACGCTTACCACGCCGCAAaaagcgcctgcgccagcgccgtcCACGCCGGAACGCAGCACACCGCGCGCGTTGCAGCCAAGTCCGCAGCACACCGCGCCGTGTAAGCCAAGTCCGCAGCggccgcagctgctgccAGCCCACGCCACGCCGCCCCCTAGCGAGAAACTCGTGCAGGTCACGTCGAAGCTATGGGCGCTCTTcggcgagacgctgcggtACGTGACGGGCCCCTGCGAGCCAGCGCCGTTTGCAGAGACGTATACCATCGTTCGCAAGCTCGAATGCTGTGCACAGGACCCAGACACTGCCGCGGTCGATGCTTTCTGCAAAGAGGCAGTGCCGGCTGCACCGCCTGCTGCAAGCACGaccaccgccgcgccgctaAGTGTAGGGATGGTCGTCATGGCGCATGTTCTCCTGCTTCTGCTCCGTGCTCCGGAGCATACACTCACGCTGCCGAGCATCAAGACCTACACGGACAAGTGGTGGCGCCAGCGTGGCCAGGGCATCTTTTGCGCTgccatgcgcgacgctggctCGGCGAGCGAGACTGTGCGCCAGCTGGGCCTGGACGCGAGAGACGtggagcttggcggcgatgcgcttgcatcgAGGGCTGTGTATGGCCTCGTCGCTAAGAAACTGCTGCGAATCCAccgcgcaggcggcgcagtgaCGATCCGATTCGCATAG
- a CDS encoding uncharacterized protein (COG:S; EggNog:ENOG503P4Y8) — translation MSIAQLYNIKRAVREDRSVAYKPEKLTEQGTARLCGICYTQPSKYQCATCNVPYCSLPCYRVPQHADCAQAFAEKTAREQLGGDDVSVDQEERQRTLALLWRHEQADEAPADTDEQSSRASSELDAYSTEELMHTLSPSEQRQFEQIVQHPERAARMYFDQAAEHRPWWRQSGAAHPWTPGTEHAYRAFIAKRFMIPPSSVDLQFNALALMLAYTYALYHMGIESNAHAAASMDTDDILRLYRDLAPFLFAAAHDPVAKLVLRDAEDASLYFLQLLGPRRMGHTPGKMLLQLLQDIDALVAPRVVRAADEESAYTPALYAFADIHTVLHGTLPKKKLFFYAHTFDSMPSAARTLFHAQLRAEIQRLECEEEERVHTQQIAAANRAVDGMDRRVQRLGAR, via the exons ATGTCCATTGCCCAGCTGTACAATATCAAGCGCGCGGTCCGCGAGGACCGCAGCGTGGCGTACAAACCCGAAAAGCTCACGGAGCAGGGCACAGCACGACTGTGTGGCAT ATGTTATACCCAGCCGTCCAAGTACCAATGCGCCACGTGCAATGTCCCGTACTGCTCGTTGCCGTGCTACCGAGTGCCCCAGCATGCGGACTGTGCCCAGGCATTTGCGGAAAAGACGGCGCGTGAGCAGCTTGGTGGTGATGATGTGTCGGTAGACCAGGAGgagcggcagcgcacgctcgcgctcttgtGGCGGCATGAGCAAGCAGACGAAGCGCCGGCGGATACCGACGAACAAAGCAGCCGTGCGTCGAGCGAGCTGGATGCATACAGCACCGAGGAACTCATGCACACACTCTCGCCATCAGAACAGCGCCAATTTGAGCAGATTGTCCAGCATcccgagcgtgcggcgcgcatgtacTTTGACCAAGCGGCGGAGCACCGGCCGTGGTGGCGCCAaagtggcgctgcgcatcccTGGACGCCAGGCACTGAGCATGCGTACCGCGCCTTTATAGCAAAGCGTTTCATGATACCGCCGTCGTCGGTGGATCTACAGTTCAATGCGCTTGCATTGATGCTGGCATATACATATGCCCTGTACCACATGGGTATCGAGAGCAAtgcacacgccgctgcgtctATGGACACCGACGACATTCTGCGCCTGTACCGCGACCTCGCTCCTTTTCtctttgccgctgcacacgatCCTGTCGCGAAGCTCGTGCTCAGGGACGCAGAAGACGCCTCGCTCTATttcttgcagctgctcgggccgcgccgcatgggCCACACGCCAGGCAAGATGCTCTTGCAGCTCCTGCAGGACATTGATGCGCTggttgcgccgcgcgtcgtgcgtgcggctgACGAAGAAAGTGCGTACACCCCCGCGCTGTACGCATTCGCCGATATCCACACTGtgctgcacggcacgctgcCCAAAAAAAAGCTCTTTTTTTACGCACACACGTTCGATTCCAtgccgagcgctgcacgtacccttttccacgcgcagctccgcgcCGAGATCCAACGGCTGGAGtgcgaggaagaggagcgtGTGCATACACAGCAAATCGCTGCGGCGAATCGCGCGGTGGATGGAATGgatcggcgcgtgcagcggctgGGTGCACGATAG